A part of bacterium genomic DNA contains:
- a CDS encoding ABC transporter ATP-binding protein codes for MVIDIRNITKLYRIGTEEVHALRGVSLSVQKNEYIALMGPSGSGKSTLMNVIGCLDTPTSGEYFFEGEDVANMSDDQLAEIRNRKIGFVFQNFNLIPRSNVFHNVELPMIYAGMSAPERRKRTVEAIEKVGLGERMKHKPNELSGGQRQRVAIARALVNNPAIILADEPTGNLDSKTGEEIMMVFEDLYKAGQTIILVTHEEDIASHARRVVRLKDGVVEIDEKITGRKVFKKVLVDHSEA; via the coding sequence ATGGTAATTGACATACGAAATATTACTAAATTATATAGAATAGGAACCGAAGAGGTTCATGCATTACGAGGCGTGTCATTGAGCGTTCAGAAAAACGAGTATATTGCATTAATGGGGCCATCGGGATCCGGTAAGTCCACATTGATGAATGTGATCGGATGCCTTGATACGCCGACTTCCGGAGAATATTTTTTCGAAGGCGAAGACGTAGCGAATATGTCGGACGATCAATTGGCAGAAATACGTAACCGTAAGATCGGATTTGTTTTTCAGAATTTTAATCTGATTCCGCGATCAAATGTATTTCACAATGTCGAGCTTCCGATGATTTATGCCGGAATGTCCGCGCCTGAGCGGCGTAAACGTACTGTAGAAGCCATTGAAAAAGTAGGGTTGGGCGAGCGTATGAAACATAAGCCTAATGAACTTTCCGGTGGCCAACGTCAACGTGTGGCAATTGCGCGTGCTCTGGTCAATAACCCTGCGATCATTTTAGCCGATGAGCCGACAGGAAATCTCGACTCGAAAACCGGTGAAGAAATCATGATGGTGTTTGAAGATTTATACAAAGCCGGCCAAACTATCATCTTAGTTACCCATGAAGAAGATATTGCTTCCCATGCACGGCGTGTGGTAAGATTGAAGGATGGCGTTGTGGAGATTGATGAAAAAATTACCGGTCGTAAGGTATTCAAAAAAGTTTTAGTAGATCACTCGGAAGCGTAA
- a CDS encoding ABC transporter permease yields MRRLVYEISEAFKIALTAIRANKARGFLTTLGIVIGITAVSTTMTVMVGMKNSFQSQLSALGSDVLYVSRMPWLIMDDWWKYRNRRQITLEESEKLEKALSDKVVAVNPSVGTTRMIKFESETLEDVFIRGTTNKELFTSSALPEFGRYINAMDVKNAKFICVIGSEIKEKLFKNKDPIGRRLRVGAYNFRVVGVMEKQGRFLGGLGGPNLDIQVSIPITTFLKCFGKQRGLQLAVKTFGPQTMSDTEEEITGAMRKIRKLSPVQEENFSINRQDTFTKVYDSIMGVVGVIGVLITSISLFVGGIGVMNIMFVSVTERTKEIGIRKAIGAKRRTILVQFLFEASMICLIGCVIALLLSYALSWVINIFFTATLSLGIVIIAIVIAVSVGIMSGFFPALKASRLDPIDALRYE; encoded by the coding sequence ATGAGACGATTAGTATATGAAATCAGCGAGGCATTCAAAATTGCTTTAACAGCAATTCGGGCCAATAAAGCGCGTGGTTTTTTAACAACCCTTGGCATCGTTATCGGTATTACTGCGGTCTCGACAACGATGACTGTTATGGTCGGGATGAAAAATTCATTTCAGTCTCAATTATCAGCATTGGGTTCAGATGTTCTATATGTTTCGAGAATGCCATGGCTCATCATGGACGACTGGTGGAAATACCGCAATCGGCGACAAATTACACTTGAGGAAAGTGAAAAACTTGAAAAGGCGCTTAGCGATAAAGTAGTTGCTGTCAATCCTTCTGTGGGAACAACCCGAATGATTAAATTCGAGTCGGAAACTTTGGAAGATGTTTTTATTCGTGGCACGACCAATAAGGAATTATTTACGTCATCCGCATTGCCTGAATTTGGGCGTTATATCAATGCAATGGACGTCAAAAATGCGAAATTTATTTGTGTGATTGGATCGGAGATTAAAGAAAAACTTTTCAAAAATAAAGATCCGATCGGCCGACGACTACGGGTGGGAGCTTATAATTTTAGAGTGGTTGGGGTTATGGAAAAACAGGGCCGTTTTTTGGGGGGATTAGGAGGCCCAAATCTGGATATCCAGGTGTCGATACCCATTACAACATTTCTGAAATGTTTTGGTAAACAACGTGGTTTGCAATTAGCCGTAAAAACATTCGGCCCCCAAACGATGAGTGATACGGAAGAAGAAATTACCGGTGCGATGCGTAAAATCAGAAAATTATCACCAGTACAAGAAGAAAACTTCTCTATCAATCGTCAAGACACCTTCACTAAAGTCTATGACAGTATTATGGGAGTTGTTGGCGTAATCGGCGTGTTGATTACAAGTATTTCATTATTTGTCGGTGGTATTGGCGTAATGAATATTATGTTTGTTTCTGTTACGGAACGAACTAAGGAAATTGGTATTCGCAAAGCCATAGGCGCCAAAAGAAGAACGATATTAGTTCAATTTCTCTTTGAAGCATCGATGATTTGTTTGATTGGTTGTGTTATTGCATTGCTGTTATCGTATGCGTTAAGCTGGGTCATTAATATTTTCTTTACGGCTACTCTGTCTCTTGGTATCGTTATTATAGCGATAGTTATTGCGGTTTCAGTCGGCATTATGTCCGGATTCTTTCCGGCTCTGAAAGCATCACGGCTAGATCCGATCGATGCTTTGCGTTATGAATAA
- a CDS encoding efflux RND transporter periplasmic adaptor subunit yields MSKKKKILIGSILAVVITAVVVFNLSNKKEESTEVQTEKVKRGDVIKTVSASGKIQPVTDVKISSNVSAKIMRMYVKEGDKVKKGQVLVSLDRTNYEAAVNQTKAEVLRTQSQVMNAKANLQKAQQDHDRVKGLFEKKLAAEAEMQTATAALLTAQSTLASAESQVQAAEAQLAQTMDNLNKTEIYAPIDGTVSQLNKEAGEIALGSQFSQDVIMVVANLAQMEARVNVDENDVIAINIGDSAKIEVDALTGRYINGFVTEIANSANVKAAGTQEEKTEFEVKIALAENLDVLRPGMSTTADITTDVRNSVLNVPIQCVTVREPEKLKRKEGVEKDAAIANDTANEFVPNKDGVVEVVFVIENGVSVAKAVKTGIQSESHIEIIEGLKENDEVVVGSYRAISKLLENGSKVKVDNEKKTKKFGSSEGDEK; encoded by the coding sequence ATGTCGAAAAAGAAAAAGATACTTATCGGTAGTATCCTAGCCGTGGTTATAACCGCGGTGGTCGTATTCAATCTAAGTAACAAAAAAGAGGAATCGACCGAAGTACAGACTGAAAAAGTCAAACGGGGCGATGTGATCAAAACGGTCAGTGCATCCGGAAAAATTCAGCCGGTTACGGACGTCAAGATCAGTTCCAACGTCAGCGCCAAGATTATGCGAATGTACGTGAAAGAAGGCGACAAAGTAAAAAAAGGACAGGTGTTGGTCTCGCTCGATCGTACGAATTATGAAGCGGCTGTGAATCAGACTAAAGCCGAAGTGCTTCGTACGCAATCGCAAGTCATGAATGCGAAAGCGAACCTTCAAAAAGCGCAACAGGACCACGACCGCGTCAAAGGATTATTCGAAAAGAAATTGGCTGCGGAGGCTGAAATGCAAACTGCCACTGCCGCGCTATTGACGGCTCAGTCTACTCTGGCATCAGCCGAAAGCCAGGTACAAGCAGCGGAAGCACAATTAGCGCAAACAATGGATAATCTGAATAAAACCGAAATCTATGCTCCGATTGATGGAACCGTCAGTCAATTAAATAAAGAAGCCGGTGAAATTGCACTAGGCTCACAATTTTCACAAGATGTCATCATGGTAGTAGCTAATTTGGCTCAGATGGAAGCACGTGTGAATGTTGATGAGAATGATGTGATTGCAATTAATATTGGTGATTCTGCGAAAATTGAAGTCGATGCGTTGACCGGACGCTACATTAATGGCTTTGTAACCGAGATTGCCAACAGCGCCAATGTTAAAGCTGCCGGTACTCAGGAAGAAAAAACGGAATTTGAAGTCAAGATTGCGTTGGCTGAAAATCTCGATGTATTACGTCCGGGTATGTCGACAACCGCCGACATTACAACCGATGTTCGCAATAGTGTTTTGAATGTGCCGATTCAATGTGTCACCGTACGTGAACCTGAAAAATTAAAACGAAAAGAAGGCGTTGAAAAAGACGCGGCGATCGCCAACGATACGGCTAATGAATTTGTTCCGAATAAAGATGGTGTTGTGGAAGTCGTATTTGTAATTGAAAATGGCGTATCGGTTGCAAAGGCCGTTAAAACAGGAATTCAAAGCGAATCACATATAGAAATTATCGAAGGGCTCAAAGAAAACGATGAAGTGGTGGTCGGCAGCTACCGTGCAATCAGTAAATTGCTTGAGAACGGATCCAAAGTTAAAGTGGATAATGAAAAAAAGACTAAAAAATTTGGTAGTTCTGAAGGCGATGAAAAATAA